In the genome of Luteitalea sp., the window CGCTGGTCATAGTGGACGTGGTCGCGCGGCTGATCCCTGGTGTGGTAGGCGACCAACGATCGGTCGAGTGTGACTCGTTCGCGCGCGGGGTCTTGGACCATCCACACTACACGCGCCCGGCCGATTTCCGAGGCATGGGCGTTCCCGACGTGCTGCTCTCCGGGCATCACGCGGAGATCGAGCGATGGCGCAAGCGCGAATCGCTCGGCCGAACGCTGGAGCGGCGACCGGATCTGCTGGCTGCCGCGACGCTGGATGAAGAGGAGCGGGCGATCCTGGAAACGTTGGAAACGCGCCCACGCACGTAGCGCGCAGATGTTGGAACGGAGCAGAAGCCATGAACGTCATTGATATCATCGAGCAAGGGGAAGTCACCGAGCGGCCGGCTATCCGCCCGGGCGATACATTACGCGTCCACCTGAAGGTGCGCGAGGGCGACAAGGAGCGCATCCAGGTGTTCGAGGGAACCGTGATCGGGTTGCACGGCAGCGGGACGCGCGAGACGATGACCGTGCGCAAGGTGTCCTTTGGACAAGGCGTCGAGCGGATCTTCCCACTACAATCGCCGTCGATCGACAAGATCGATGTCGTGCGGGGCGCACGGGTTCGCCGCGCGAAGCTGTACTACCTCAGAGGTCTTCGTGGTAAGGCCGCCCGCATGCGGGAGCAGACACGGAAGCGAACCGCTTAGGGAAAAGGGGCCTGTCCACGTTCCGCTCTCGAACTTCCAACCTCGGACCTATGGTACGCGGGGCCCGTCGGACACACGAGAATCTCCTCCGCCGCCAAGGGTACGCCCGGATCGCGGGCGTCGACGAGGTCGGGCGTGGGTGTCTTGCCGGCCCGGTTACGGCGGCGGCCGTGATTCTGAATCCCGGACGGCGATGCGACGGCTTGCGCGACTCGAAGCTACTGACAGCGGCCCGCCGCGAGTGGCTCTACGGGACGATTACGCGGCGGGCGCTCACCTGGGCGGTTGCCTCCTGTGAGCCACCGGAGATCGATGAGCTGAACATCCACCGGGCGACGCTCGTGGCGATGCACCGCGCGGTGCTGGCGCTGGATCCGTTGCCCGATTACGTGCTCATCGATGCCTTTCGTGTCCCGGATCTCGCGGTTCCCCAAGAAGCCGTCGTGGGCGGCGATCGCCGATGTGCGGCCATCGCGGCCGCCTCGATCGTCGCGAAAGTCACGCGCGACCGCTTGATGCGCGCCCTCCACGAAGCGGATGCGCGCTACGGGTTCGATCGCCACAAAGGGTACGCAACGGCCACGCACCTGGCTGCGATTCGTCGATACGGCTACTCGGCGATTCACCGCAAGACGTTCAGGCCACCGACGCTCTTCGACCTGT includes:
- the rplS gene encoding 50S ribosomal protein L19, which codes for MNVIDIIEQGEVTERPAIRPGDTLRVHLKVREGDKERIQVFEGTVIGLHGSGTRETMTVRKVSFGQGVERIFPLQSPSIDKIDVVRGARVRRAKLYYLRGLRGKAARMREQTRKRTA
- a CDS encoding ribonuclease HII; the encoded protein is MVRGARRTHENLLRRQGYARIAGVDEVGRGCLAGPVTAAAVILNPGRRCDGLRDSKLLTAARREWLYGTITRRALTWAVASCEPPEIDELNIHRATLVAMHRAVLALDPLPDYVLIDAFRVPDLAVPQEAVVGGDRRCAAIAAASIVAKVTRDRLMRALHEADARYGFDRHKGYATATHLAAIRRYGYSAIHRKTFRPPTLFDLFDTIGEA